One stretch of Amycolatopsis sp. NBC_00345 DNA includes these proteins:
- a CDS encoding HNH endonuclease signature motif containing protein — MSNYEDAALNGLADVLSRIHERAVRVAQLEAEQAADVALFAATGGSARSVAAELALELSMTERRAGADIALAQALTARLPATFAAFRRGEIDGFKARMVFEPTIALSDEMAGQVDAIVATRLAGKNPSSLRAAVNRVVQKVDAEGYERRSRARRRDRNVCLIHQDETMSTLLCDLPVEQASAIYTSLDHQARKLRRGGEARTLEQLRADVLVDRLLNRSPGDSGVKPVVYLYVDLLTLAGLNEDPAELSGCGTVPAWLARELAADSNAVWRRIITEPDTGQVLSVGRTRYRPPAALADLVQARDRVCQHPGCHRPSQYSDIDHTRDFAQGGHTAEDNLGPRCRRHHRLKDEPGWFITSTPGGEGTITTPTGQVYATTPPPLHESRASDVAGGDGREEAA, encoded by the coding sequence GTGAGCAATTATGAGGATGCTGCTTTAAATGGACTAGCTGATGTTTTGTCTCGGATTCATGAACGGGCCGTCCGGGTAGCACAGCTGGAGGCCGAGCAGGCAGCCGATGTCGCATTGTTCGCGGCGACAGGTGGTTCTGCCCGGTCGGTGGCGGCGGAGCTGGCGTTGGAGCTGTCGATGACAGAACGCCGCGCCGGGGCTGATATTGCGTTGGCGCAAGCACTGACCGCCCGGTTACCGGCGACGTTCGCAGCATTCCGCCGTGGGGAGATCGATGGTTTCAAGGCGCGGATGGTATTCGAGCCGACCATTGCCCTGTCCGATGAGATGGCCGGTCAGGTTGATGCGATTGTCGCGACCCGGCTGGCGGGGAAGAATCCGTCGTCGTTACGGGCGGCGGTGAATCGGGTGGTGCAAAAGGTGGATGCCGAAGGATATGAGCGAAGATCCCGCGCGCGGCGGCGTGACCGTAACGTGTGCCTGATTCATCAGGACGAGACGATGTCCACCCTGCTGTGTGATCTGCCCGTGGAACAAGCGTCGGCGATCTACACCTCCCTCGACCACCAAGCGCGGAAGCTCCGTCGCGGAGGCGAGGCCAGGACGTTGGAGCAGTTGCGTGCGGATGTTCTGGTTGATCGGCTGCTGAACCGGTCACCGGGTGACAGTGGCGTGAAGCCTGTTGTCTACCTGTATGTGGACCTTTTGACGCTGGCCGGGTTGAACGAGGACCCCGCCGAACTATCGGGCTGCGGCACGGTCCCGGCGTGGCTGGCGCGGGAGCTTGCGGCGGACTCGAATGCGGTGTGGCGGCGGATCATCACCGAACCCGACACCGGGCAAGTCCTCAGCGTCGGCCGCACCCGCTACCGGCCACCAGCCGCCCTCGCCGACCTCGTGCAAGCACGGGACCGGGTATGCCAGCACCCCGGCTGCCACCGCCCGTCCCAGTACAGCGACATCGACCACACCCGCGACTTCGCGCAAGGCGGCCACACCGCCGAAGACAACCTCGGCCCGCGCTGCCGACGACACCACCGCCTCAAAGACGAACCAGGCTGGTTCATCACCTCAACGCCCGGTGGTGAAGGCACGATCACCACCCCGACGGGGCAGGTGTATGCGACAACACCACCGCCACTGCACGAAAGCCGGGCGAGCGACGTCGCAGGCGGGGACGGACGCGAGGAAGCCGCCTGA
- a CDS encoding MarR family winged helix-turn-helix transcriptional regulator, whose protein sequence is MAETTALDPEEWALWDGWMRAQRLLARELERGLQRDSGISKAEFSVLVTLQRAPGRDLGVGELAESLAWEKSRVSHQLTRMENRGFVERTESGAGGRRTRIGLTAEGRRVAQGAVRGHAGNIRRYFFDSVTPEQAAVIRAWSEQVVELIEPRA, encoded by the coding sequence ATGGCGGAGACCACGGCGCTGGACCCCGAGGAGTGGGCACTCTGGGACGGCTGGATGCGCGCGCAGCGCTTGCTCGCCCGGGAGCTCGAGCGCGGTCTGCAGCGTGACTCCGGCATCTCGAAGGCCGAGTTCAGCGTGCTCGTGACGCTGCAGCGGGCGCCCGGCCGCGACCTGGGCGTCGGTGAGCTGGCCGAGTCGCTCGCGTGGGAGAAGAGCCGCGTCTCGCACCAGCTGACGCGCATGGAGAACCGCGGTTTCGTGGAGCGCACCGAGTCCGGGGCCGGCGGCCGCCGCACCCGGATCGGCCTGACCGCCGAGGGCCGCCGCGTCGCGCAGGGCGCCGTGCGCGGACATGCCGGCAACATCCGGCGTTACTTCTTCGACTCGGTCACGCCTGAGCAGGCCGCGGTGATCCGGGCGTGGAGTGAGCAGGTGGTCGAGCTTATTGAGCCGCGTGCCTGA
- a CDS encoding amidohydrolase family protein, producing MIFGSARPGPADRRPTRTLLRGGMVVSSDPAVGDLPQGDVLIEDGRIAAVAPTVTADDAEVVDATGKIVMPGFVDTHRHTWQTAFRGVGADWTFDQYRAAMHGTFRPHYRPEDVYLGNLLGRIEALGSGITTMLDWFHCADRPENADAAIQALREAPGRSLFCYCAAGPDISPEITRVRSQLPGDGLVLGLRGPLLTTMDTTADDVALARELGLRVSVHLHGTTGWPDGDRLVAGMRDRGLLDDRTTFVHGNGISDDQLAMMADAGCSVSVSPDVELKMGFGWPETGRLVAAGIRPSLSIDDCPSAGGDMFSTMRTAFAVQRGLDGGLTARDFVGFATVDGARACGLDARIGSITVGKDADLILLDAEDPSVFPVGNPAGTIVAAGHPGIVDSVFVAGQAVKRNGRLLGVDLPALRARVLESRDRIAAAAGVAIDGSWTPPVR from the coding sequence ATGATCTTCGGCAGCGCACGACCCGGCCCAGCAGACCGGCGCCCGACCAGGACGCTGCTACGCGGCGGCATGGTGGTCAGCTCGGACCCGGCCGTCGGTGATCTCCCGCAGGGCGACGTGCTGATCGAGGACGGCCGGATCGCCGCGGTCGCCCCCACCGTCACCGCGGACGACGCCGAGGTCGTGGACGCGACGGGCAAGATCGTCATGCCCGGGTTCGTGGACACCCACCGGCACACCTGGCAGACGGCGTTCCGCGGCGTCGGCGCGGACTGGACGTTCGACCAGTACCGCGCCGCCATGCACGGCACGTTCCGGCCGCACTACCGGCCGGAAGACGTGTACCTGGGCAATCTGCTCGGCCGGATCGAGGCGCTCGGCTCGGGCATCACGACCATGCTCGACTGGTTCCACTGCGCCGACCGCCCGGAGAACGCCGACGCCGCGATCCAGGCCTTGCGCGAGGCACCCGGCCGCTCCCTGTTCTGCTACTGCGCCGCCGGTCCGGACATCAGCCCCGAGATCACGCGCGTGCGGTCGCAGCTGCCCGGCGACGGTCTGGTGCTGGGCCTGCGCGGCCCGCTACTGACCACAATGGACACCACCGCCGACGATGTCGCGCTGGCGCGGGAACTCGGGCTCCGGGTGAGCGTGCACCTCCACGGCACCACCGGCTGGCCCGACGGCGACCGGCTGGTCGCCGGGATGCGGGACCGCGGGCTGCTCGACGACCGCACGACCTTCGTGCACGGCAACGGCATCTCCGACGACCAGCTCGCGATGATGGCCGACGCGGGCTGCTCGGTGTCGGTCAGCCCGGACGTCGAGCTGAAGATGGGCTTCGGCTGGCCCGAAACCGGCCGGCTGGTGGCCGCCGGGATCCGCCCGTCGCTGTCGATCGACGACTGCCCGTCGGCCGGCGGCGACATGTTCTCCACCATGCGCACGGCGTTCGCGGTGCAGCGCGGCCTGGACGGCGGCCTCACCGCGCGGGACTTCGTCGGGTTCGCCACGGTGGACGGCGCCCGTGCCTGCGGGCTCGACGCCCGGATCGGCAGCATCACCGTCGGCAAGGACGCCGACCTGATCCTGCTCGACGCCGAGGACCCCTCGGTCTTCCCGGTCGGTAACCCCGCCGGCACGATCGTCGCCGCCGGCCATCCCGGCATCGTGGACAGCGTTTTCGTCGCCGGCCAGGCGGTCAAGCGGAACGGCCGGCTGCTCGGCGTCGACCTGCCGGCGTTGCGCGCGCGGGTGCTGGAATCCCGCGACCGGATCGCCGCGGCCGCCGGCGTCGCGATCGACGGATCGTGGACGCCGCCGGTTCGCTGA